The following proteins are encoded in a genomic region of Debaryomyces hansenii CBS767 chromosome G complete sequence:
- a CDS encoding DEHA2G03608p (similar to uniprot|Q9VJG4 Drosophila melanogaster CG6115 protein) produces the protein MNSQVRYLYKTLIYMGKDYPARSGGYQKFRRQLKAQFVNSPVRNEQDLAAALAKGEYIIKELESLYFLTKYRDIKRKYYRE, from the exons ATGAATTCCCAGGTCCGCTACCTATATAAAACACTTATCTACATGGGCAAGGATTACCCTGCTCGTCTGGGCGGATACCAAAAGTTCCGACGTCAATTAAAGGCCCAGTTTGTTAACTCTCCCGTACGTAACGAACAGGACTTAGCAGCAGCATTAGCCAAGGGAGAGTATATAATCAAAG AATTGGAGTCATTGTACTTCCTAACCAAATACCGGGACATAAAGCGAAAGTACTACCGCGAATAA
- a CDS encoding DEHA2G03630p (similar to CA5803|IPF4163 Candida albicans) — protein MAASEPLSKFNSITSDNFEYKPSRVTALFLIHFDVRRGYQLVWSKQAKSRPPIDLGGLDYKVLPSGIQEHTTSTVFISHACDNTVYYGLGRFRQRIVGADHESSQISRDDVKMYSLGILCESTPNPMWKSNEFINNGWEYINKLDDGLEKFLNGNDYDNFTIFDEVFDNLTNTHLKVGKPNININNHLLSKLPLMFQSLGPLVFSLFKQCLLRKKVLIFHQNHSKIDNFSSGAFTYLLSLLSMIPNDIKIYSDALTYSQPLYNIGLNDLESSLLEFPATIATTNDDILMYQKNLYDYAVFLPNEEYGNSYILKSDTLVNNMKSPLDFLNHRVKATLKDYHKFKLIYKQLLTRTRSHTTNASTDDLASIKTSNSNVSSRGWGFNSQKDETYLEAEPTWWMDSATCPISWREYVWSAFSWFASAGTVGEDSTTLENNDDHPSRPINNDESSLNDEDSRRKLIQLVEIVGRFHMLTKKWFYLMNEIIREELDEQTQAGASTFTQSDSNGPLLMNMDEDSKISIELTYQDIIDMELDPYSEQDLQFVKDFVILYWGSVVKNVEIGIGLSGICC, from the coding sequence ATGGCAGCATCCGAACCCCTTTCTAAATTCAACAGTATTACCTCGGATAACTTCGAATACAAGCCTTCGAGGGTGACTGCTCTTTTCCTTATACATTTCGATGTTAGACGTGGTTATCAACTAGTATGGTCGAAACAAGCCAAAAGTCGACCACCCATCGACCTAGGCGGTTTAGACTACAAAGTGTTACCATCCGGGATACAGGAACATACAACTAGTACAGTTTTTATTAGCCATGCTTGCGACAATACAGTCTACTACGGGTTAGGAAGATTTCGTCAAAGGATAGTTGGTGCGGATCATGAATCTAGCCAGATTAGCAGAGATGATGTTAAAATGTATTCATTAGGGATTCTCTGTGAATCCACACCTAATCCCATGTGGAAATCCAATGAATTCATAAATAACGGGTGggaatatataaataaattggaTGATGGCCTTGAAAAGTTTCTCAATGGaaatgattatgataaCTTTACTATATTTGACGaagtatttgataatttgacaAACACCCATTTGAAGGTGGGAAAaccaaatatcaatattaacAACCATCTTTTAAGCAAATTGCCGTTAATGTTCCAGTCATTAGGTCCATTGGTGTTTTCGTTATTCAAGCAATGTTTATTGCGTAAGaaagtattaatatttcatcaaaatcatagcaaaattgataatttcagCCTGGGTGCATTCACATACTTATTATCTCTATTATCGATGATTCCCAATGACATAAAGATCTATAGTGACGCATTAACATATTCACAACCCTTATATAATATTGGATTAAATGACTTGGAAAGTTCGTTGCTTGAATTCCCAGCCACTATAGCAACTACAAATGACGATATATTGATGTACCAGAAGAACCTTTATGACTACGCAGTTTTCTTACCTAACGAAGAGTATGGAAATTcgtatatattaaaatcaGACACACTAGTGAACAATATGAAAAGTCCCTTGGACTTCCTCAACCACAGAGTCAAAGCTACTCTCAAGGATTACCATAAGTTCAAGTTGATATATAAACAGTTGTTGACGAGAACCCGTAGTCATACGACGAATGCGTCAACGGATGATTTGGCATCAATAAAGACGTCAAATTCAAATGTCTCATCCAGAGGCTGGGGTTTTAACTCCCAAAAGGATGAAACATATTTAGAAGCAGAGCCTACATGGTGGATGGATTCAGCAACCTGCCCTATTTCGTGGAGAGAATATGTCTGGTCTGCATTTTCGTGGTTTGCATCTGCCGGTACAGTTGGCGAGGATTCAACTACGTTAGAAAATAACGACGACCATCCATCCAGGCCAATCAACAACGATGAATCTTCACTCAATGATGAGGACTCCAGACGCAAATTAATCCAGCTAGTGGAGATCGTTGGCCGTTTCCATATGCTCACTAAGAAATGGTTTTACTTGATGAACGAAATTATTCGTGAAGAATTGGACGAGCAGACTCAAGCAGGTGCATCTACATTTACACAATCAGATTCTAACGGACCgttattgatgaatatgGATGAAGACTCCAAGATAAGTATCGAGTTGACCTACCAAGACATTATTGATATGGAACTAGATCCGTACTCGGAGCAAGATTTACAATTCGTCAAAGACTTTGTAATACTCTACTGGGGTTCTGTAGTTAAAAACGTCGAGATTGGTATTGGACTAAGTGGCATATGCTGTTAA
- a CDS encoding DEHA2G03652p (weakly similar to uniprot|P53297 Saccharomyces cerevisiae YGR178C PBP1 Protein interacting with poly(A)-binding protein Pab1p) → MKGQNQNSRGSSNPRMGVNGHRRSNSRYNTGNYGNNSSQGQSNNSDESINSDKLLHLVAKSIGKKCIVTVSSGARYQGLLVSADLSSQQGQDVSSPLSIVLQSPQIFSKSLIDEKSNADKSNEIPEKLVIQAKDLMDLEVSNVDLNESAKKDSNPRSVSPTSGSNTASPSTTHESKFKTDTDISGRLQVKERELQRWVPEEDSASFALEDDTFNNSNETWDQFKVNEEKFGVESSYDEHLYTTRINTAAPDYHTKLRKAEKIAKDIENQTTGNRHVLEERGIEVDDSGIDEEDKYSGVDRRGDELMAALRNANISTESTSSNISNAPGKYVPPRQRAAQYHDDPAIISSSAAQPGKNPVENQKNDTETSTNPIVNSMANKPDSIPPKPQVANQHNESFRLNAQSEINSLREFSANFKIPHQMPTDLLPILAKDKLKQDEILKKQKEQQLLKAQRREQKQAELTKSTDSSTDVQAQESGQPQQRKKMDPTRPAFKLNPKAAAFTPSSKHTQLSPNPPKANFHRPPNNSSPRMGNQRPFTSGSGSSVGSNTNSKRHYQISPADFFGGADRIPTKEGQEQKIKDFKFSFNLFITTKKKAAADHTPVNFEKTFYTPPTWNSTIDDTYDKLFPSPNTIRGPGMGLPTSTSMPFMPSPMMGAPSPVMQSGFPGMPGTPTGNKFPLSPQQQQQQQQAAAAMAAHFQQQQFHAAMMYQQQQHQQQQFSGVPPGQPPMPMYGPGGEPPFLPPGGFMMPPGNFNAGGSPVNGNVMMGGSPYNNVSGNQMNANYNNHHQGGSSGGRRYNNHHNQNSQHNHKRGSNA, encoded by the coding sequence ATGAAGGGCCAGAATCAAAATAGCCGTGGTAGCAGCAATCCCAGAATGGGTGTAAATGGGCATCGTCGTTCGAATTCTCGTTATAACACTGGCAATTatggaaataattcatctcAAGGACAACTGAATAATAGTGACGAATCTATAAATAGTGACAAATTGTTACACTTGGTAGCCAAATCTATCGGTAAGAAGTGTATTGTGACGGTTAGCTCGGGTGCACGTTATCAAGGGTTATTAGTAAGTGCTGATTTATCGTCACAGCAAGGTCAGGACGTTTCATCCCCGTTATCGATTGTCTTACAGTCTCCCCaaattttttcaaagtcTCTAATCGATGAGAAAAGCAATGCTGACAAGTCGAATGAAATCCCAGAAAAGTTGGTTATTCAAGCAAAGGACTTAATGGATTTAGAAGTGTCGAATGTTGACTTGAACGAATCAGCTAAAAAGGACCTGAATCCACGTTCCGTTTCCCCAACTTCCGGCTCAAATACAGCATCACCTTCTACTACACACGAAAGTAAATTTAAGACTGATACAGATATAAGTGGCCGCTTACAGGTTAAAGAGAGGGAGCTTCAAAGATGGGTTccagaagaagattcaGCTTCATTTGCGTTGGAAGATGACACgtttaataattcaaatgaGACGTGGGATCAATTCAAGGTAAATGAAGAGAAGTTCGGTGTTGAGTCTAGTTATGACGAGCATTTATATACGACAAGGATCAACACTGCAGCTCCCGATTATCATACGAAATTAAGAAAAGCCGAAAAGATCGCTAAGGACATTGAAAATCAAACCACCGGTAATCGTCACGtattagaagaaagagGAATCGAGGTAGATGATAGCGGAatcgatgaagaagataaatattctgGTGTTGATAGAAGAGGCGATGAATTAATGGCTGCATTAAGAAATGCTAATATCTCTACTGAATCAACTTCTAGTAATATTCTGAATGCACCTGGTAAGTATGTTCCACCAAGACAAAGAGCAGCACAATACCATGATGATCCAGCGATTATTTCTAGCTCTGCAGCGCAACCTGGTAAAAACCCCGTTGAAAATCAGAAAAATGATACTGAAACCCTGACTAATCCTATAGTAAATAGTATGGCCAATAAGCCAGATTCTATACCTCCAAAGCCACAGGTTGCGAATCAACATAATGAGTCATTCAGACTTAATGCTCAAAGTGAAATCAATTCTCTTCGGGAATTTAGTGCCAACTTCAAGATTCCTCATCAAATGCCTACAGATTTATTGCCAATATTGGCTAAAGATAAGTTGAAGcaagatgaaatattaaagaaacaaaaagaGCAGCAGTTATTAAAAGCTCAGAGGAGGGAACAGAAGCAAGCCGAATTGACCAAATCAACGGACTCCCTGACTGATGTACAAGCTCAAGAGTCGGGTCAGCCCCAAcagagaaagaaaatggaTCCAACGAGGCCTGCTTTTAAGTTGAATCCAAAGGCAGCAGCTTTTACTCCTTCAAGCAAACATACGCAATTATCACCAAACCCACCGAAGGCCAATTTCCATAGACCACCCAATAATTCGTCTCCAAGAATGGGTAATCAAAGGCCTTTCACTAGTGGTAGTGGTTCCAGTGTTGGATCTAACACCAATTCCAAAcgtcattatcaaatttccCCAGCAGACTTCTTTGGAGGAGCTGACAGAATTCCAACTAAAGAAGGTCAAGAACAAAAGatcaaagatttcaagttctctttcaatttatttatcaCAACTAAGAAGAAGGCGGCTGCGGATCATACTCCTGTGAATTTCGAAAAGACTTTCTATACTCCCCCAACATGGAACTCTACGATTGATGATACgtatgataaattattccCATCACCAAACACCATTAGAGGACCGGGTATGGGATTACCTACATCTACTAGCATGCCATTTATGCCAAGTCCTATGATGGGAGCCCCATCGCCTGTAATGCAGAGCGGGTTTCCAGGTATGCCAGGGACTCCAACTGGTAATAAATTCCCTCTCTCACctcaacaacagcaacaacagcaacaagCTGCAGCTGCAATGGCGGCACATTTCCAACAGCAACAATTCCATGCAGCTATGATGTaccaacaacagcaacatcaacaacaacagtTTTCAGGGGTCCCACCTGGTCAGCCACCAATGCCAATGTATGGACCGGGTGGTGAGCCACCTTTCCTTCCTCCTGGTGGATTCATGATGCCACCAGGAAATTTTAATGCGGGTGGTAGTCCGGTTAATGGCAATGTCATGATGGGCGGTAGCCCCTACAACAATGTGAGTGGAAATCAAATGAATGCCAACTACAATAACCACCATCAAGGTGGTAGCAGTGGTGGTAGAAGATATAATAATCATCACAATCAGAACTCTCAACATAATCATAAAAGAGGAAGTAATGCTTGA
- a CDS encoding DEHA2G03674p (weakly similar to uniprot|P32844 Saccharomyces cerevisiae YIL068c SEC6 Essential 88kDa subunit of the exocyst complex): MSDAALSRVAHLIKLEDDLVKIQSLRQQFTKEKTLVDIKLNSATQTQIDSIMNNLKKLNNSANKLNTIKSSLNRLNQIHDESVTGVAEYTAIKQMTNVNQFLTQVQHLYHDISKYKQYLDSINKLIDEEFAIISEDISYPLLNIFRIHYSLTQARNFQDYLETISDSLSDDLKSIVFKVVLPVKKTIKKFDDLLGEIIISLTEALKEGNVELVFKLIKIIEFESNEDMKFELMSNLKLMENRSISSIDYANFRGAKRNYKKFFYKKLEESLVDTFDKCVEHFSYDRILVYDNLNWLEDELVFVADTLSPMFPTSWNIDNFIQNAYYNRLHNFTMDLIKTDPPAEDLLKILAYDSHYGKFVVALHTSPEIEGDEKRKSTQKKEQKSIMGEELKKVVLDDYLKVIVAKMNEWTDTLSKSEANSFVQRETPPDIYTYYQTIEDEDIQDQPITLEIHGEVFVLPDFKTPLTMLKEQADVAVDSGYGSILVGVIENWSSCYIKRVLNYKEIIEEEFDKYMSVYNNERFLIQESKTKRLFRRHAPQPTFDIENMTPEELANVSKPGLIEYLCALGNTYEINTDRLQDKFLPNYKSKVHSNYQSRIQVAFEDTVSPSTELNAQVIRAIIDIILNDLYPALSSVFTKTWYGDKSQTSDEPNMAERILETISEYMQELRSYASYDIYSCTFALFLDSFISAYIRIGYENILHGSGKKIDPTATKKFKSFSEGVGRDVTIFYGGLEHLFTRKDSAYLLNSLRAIEFLGDLATCEDPMIFIPQMWENEILGSFYFCSVEYVRGICLCRKDMDKNQVNTLVRQLEDIAKEYHENVPVPSQLTGTLNEFFYN; encoded by the coding sequence ATGAGTGATGCTGCATTATCGAGAGTAGCACATTTGATCAAATTGGAAGATGATTTGGTAAAAATTCAATCGTTGCGACAACAATTCACTAAGGAAAAGACGTTAGTTGAcattaaattgaattctgCTACTCAAACACAAATTGATTCtattatgaataatttgaagaagttaaataattcagccaataaattgaatacaatAAAATCTAGTTTGAACAGATTAAACCAAATACATGATGAGTCAGTAACAGGAGTGGCAGAGTATACTGCCATTAAGCAAATGACCAATGTAAACCAATTCCTAACGCAAGTACAACACTTATACCACGATATATCTAAATATAAACAATACTTGGATTCcataaacaaattaatagatgaagaattcgCTATAATTAGCGAGGATATATCATATCCgttgttgaatattttcagAATTCATTATAGCTTAACGCAAGCAAGAAACTTTCAGGATTATTTGGAGACTATTTCTGATTCTTTGTCTGATGACTTAAAGTCAATTGTATTCAAGGTAGTCCTACCCGTAAAGAAAACaattaagaaatttgaTGACTTACTAGGGGAGATTATAATAAGTTTGACAGAAGCATTAAAGGAAGGAAACGTAGAATTagtattcaaattaatcaaaattattgagtTTGAATCTAATGAAGACATGAAGTTTGAACTCATGtctaatttgaaattaatggaaAATAGAAGTATATCCAGTATTGATTATGCAAATTTTAGAGGTGCAAAACGTAACtataagaaatttttttacAAAAAACTAGAGGAAAGTCTCGTGGACACATTTGATAAATGTGTAGAGCATTTCAGTTACGATAGAATTCTAGTTTATGACAATTTAAACTGGCTTGAAGATGAACTCGTTTTTGTTGCTGATACTTTATCTCCTATGTTTCCGACTAGTTGGaatatagataatttcATACAAAATGCCTATTACAACAGATTGCATAATTTCACAATGGATTTAATTAAGACTGATCCACCGGCcgaagatttattaaagattttggCGTATGATTCCCATTATGGTAAATTTGTTGTTGCATTACATACTTCTCCTGAAATTGAAGGTGATGAAAAACGAAAATCTACGCAGAAGAAAGAACAAAAATCGATTATGGGCGAAGAACTAAAGAAGGTTGTCTTggatgattatttgaaggtCATTGTTGCTAAAATGAATGAATGGACTGATACTTTACTGAAGCTGGAAGCAAATTCCTTTGTTCAAAGAGAAACACCACCCGATATTTACACATATTATCAAAccattgaagatgaagacatTCAAGATCAACCAATAACGCTAGAAATACATGGTGAAGTATTTGTACTACCTGACTTCAAGACACCTTTGACTATGCTTAAGGAACAAGCTGATGTGGCCGTTGACTCAGGGTACGGAAGTATTCTAGTAGGTGTGATTGAAAACTGGTCAAGCTGCTATATTAAGAGAGTTCTTAattataaagaaattatagaagaagaatttgataagtATATGTCAGTTTATAATAACGAAAGGTTCTTAATCCAGGAAAGTAAGACAAAGAGACTATTCAGACGTCATGCACCTCAGCCAACTTTCGATATTGAGAATATGACTCCAGAAGAATTAGCAAATGTATCCAAACCCGGTTTAATCGAGTATTTGTGTGCATTGGGTAATAcatatgaaattaatacGGACCGTTTGCAGGATAAGTTCTTACCAAATTACAAAAGTAAAGTTCATTCCAATTATCAAAGCAGAATTCAAGTTGCTTTTGAAGATACTGTTTCCCCAAGCACAGAATTAAATGCTCAGGTAATTAGAGCTATCATTGATATAATTCTTAACGATTTATATCCAGCTTTGTCATCTGTATTTACTAAGACTTGGTATGGAGACAAAAGCCAAACATCCGATGAACCTAATATGGCTGAAAGGATTCTAGAAACAATAAGTGAATATATGCAAGAGCTTAGAAGTTATGCATCATACGATATTTACCTGTGTACCTTTGCCCTTTTCCTAgattcatttatatctGCTTATATCCGGATTGGTTACGAAAATATTTTACATGGAAGTGGTAAGAAAATTGATCCGACGGCAACGAAAAAGTTCAAGTCTTTTAGTGAAGGTGTTGGAAGAGATGTTACAATATTTTATGGGGGATTAGAGCATTTGTTTACAAGAAAGGATTCTGCctatttattgaatagtTTAAGGGCAATAGAATTTTTGGGTGATTTAGCTACATGTGAAGATCCAATGATCTTTATTCCACAAATGTGGGAGAATGAGATTCTAGGATCATTTTATTTCTGTTCGGTTGAATACGTCAGAGGAATTTGCTTATGTCGTAAAGATATGGATAAAAACCAAGTAAACACGTTGGTAAGacaattagaagatatCGCTAAAGAGTATCACGAAAATGTTCCTGTGCCTAGCCAATTAACAGGTACtttgaatgaatttttcTACAACTAG
- a CDS encoding DEHA2G03696p (weakly similar to uniprot|P28320 Saccharomyces cerevisiae YKL095W YJU2 Essential nuclear protein), with product MSERKGINKYYPPDWDPSKVPKKKKPANQVTKVRLMAPYSMRCTKCNEYISERRKFNAKKEVTNEKYMSFKIIRFHITCPKCNNNITYKTSPQTAGYVPDTGAVRNYEPESNTNVNKTKVETEEEILERLEKEEKENKSFQLLKEKRKKNPFWQQNESLKDQKGDLMENLEKRLQDQQRQQEMTEHLEYLQAKSSSLQAKGGRDRALNEAKDKLGEEIESMKSLREDLASKEDEELTKDKFKKFRSNDSIDSNSSNKPVAIEDPSSLKRSYENALQDNQTNSTTKKQSKTIVLKKKQPLTNPKSDVPSMESRSNNIESLSGALGDYSSSDEE from the coding sequence ATGTCAGAAAGAAAGGgtataaataaatactaTCCTCCGGATTGGGACCCTTCTAAGGTcccgaagaagaagaagcctGCGAATCAGGTTACTAAGGTTCGTCTTATGGCTCCATATTCGATGAGATGCACGAAATGTAACGAATATATATCAGAAAGGCGTAAGTTTAATGCTAAAAAGGAAGTtactaatgaaaaatatatgagTTTCAAGATTATAAGATTCCACATAACATGTCCTAaatgtaataataatataacgTATAAAACTAGCCCTCAGACTGCTGGTTATGTTCCAGATACTGGGGCTGTAAGGAACTACGAACCAGAATCTAATACTAATGTCAACAAAACAAAAGTAGAGACAGAGGAAGAGATATTAGAACGGttagaaaaggaagaaaaggaGAATAAGTCTTTTCagttattgaaagaaaagcGGAAGAAAAATCCATTTTGGCAACAAAATGAAAGTTTGAAAGACCAGAAAGGAGATCTAATGgaaaatcttgaaaaaagaTTGCAGGACCAGCAAAGACAACAAGAAATGACTGAGCATTTAGAATATCTTCAGGCGAAAAGCTCTCTGTTACAAGCGAAAGGTGGTAGAGATCGAGCGTTAAATGAAGCTAAAGATAAGTTGGGGGAGGAAATTGAACTGATGAAATCACTACGTGAAGACTTAGCAAGTaaagaagacgaagaacTAACCAAAGATAAGTTTAAAAAGTTTAGACTGAACGACCTGATCGATCTGAATAGTCTGAATAAACCTGTGGCCATAGAAGATCCATCGTCTCTAAAGAGATCATATGAAAATGCATTACAAGATAACCAAACAAATTCGACTACCAAAAAGCAATCGAAAACTATAGttttaaagaagaagcagcCATTGACAAATCCCAAATCAGATGTGCCTAGTATGGAATCTAGGTCTAACAATATCGAGTCACTATCAGGTGCACTTGGTgattattcttcttcagatGAGGAATAA
- a CDS encoding 40S ribosomal protein S24 (highly similar to uniprot|P26782 Saccharomyces cerevisiae YIL069c RP50B 40S small subunit ribosomal protein and highly similar to uniprot|P26782 Saccharomyces cerevisiae YER074w RP50A 40s small subunit ribosomal protein) yields the protein MSDSVTIRTRKVISNPLLARRQFVIDVLHPNRPNVSKDELREKLSEIYKTEKDAVSVFGFRTQFGGGKSTGFGLIYQSVADAKKFEPSYRLVRYGLAEKVEKASRQQRKQKKNRDKKVFGTQRRAAKRAARRNAD from the exons atg AGTGACTCCGTTACTATTAGAACTCGTAAGGTTATTTCCAACCCATTATTAGCCAGAAGACAATTCGTCATTGATGTCTTACACCCAAACAGACCAAACGTTTCTAAGGATGAATTAcgtgaaaaattatctgAAATCTACAAGACTGAAAAGGATGCTGTCTCAGTTTTCGGTTTCAGAACCCAATTCGGTGGTGGTAAGTCTACTGGTTTCGGTTTAATCTACCAATCTGTTGCTGACGCCAAGAAGTTCGAACCATCTTACAGATTAGTTAGATACGGTTTAGCTGAAAAGGTTGAGAAGGCTTCCAGacaacaaagaaaacaaaagaagaacagAGATAAGAAGGTCTTCGGTACTCAACGTCGTGCTGCTAAGAGAGCTGCCAGAAGAAACGCTGATTAG
- a CDS encoding DEHA2G03740p (similar to uniprot|P46367 Saccharomyces cerevisiae YOR374w ALD4 Mitochondrial aldehyde dehydrogenase or uniprot|P40047 Saccharomyces cerevisiae YER073w ALD5 Mitochondrial aldehyde dehydrogenase) yields the protein MFKNSIAKQARSNVAYAKSFIRMSSNLPLQVSIKLPNGTTYEQPTGMFINNEYVYPKQKKTFDVISPSTEEHITDVYEALEEDIDTAVEAASAAFKSSWSTGDPSVRANALLKLADLVDANADTLAHIEALDNGKSLMCSRGDVALTAMYFRSCAGWADKILGTVPETGSTHFNYTRREPIGVCGQIIPWNFPLLMLAWKVGPATATGNTIVLKTAESTPLSGLFLTGLIKEAGFPPGVVNILTGFGKNAGNAIASHPKIKKVAFTGSTATGRHIMKSAAESNLKKVTLELGGKSPNIVFNDADVQKSAQSLITGIFYNTGEVCCAGSRIYVQEEIYDNVLEELKNASSKIKIGNPFEEDTFMGAQASSQQLDKILKYIETGKNEGAKLISGGERVQGKGYFIKPTIFGDVTEDMQIVKEEIFGPVVTITKFKTIDEVVDLANDSEYGLAAGIHTENINTAIGVANRLQAGTVWVNTYNDFHPMVPFGGYGQSGFGREMGAEALDNYTQVKAVRIGLTEKH from the coding sequence atgttTAAGAATTCAATTGCAAAACAAGCAAGAAGTAACGTAGCTTAtgcaaaatcatttataaGAATGTCATCCAATTTACCTTTACAAGTTTCAATTAAGTTGCCTAACGGTACTACATATGAACAGCCAACTGGTATGTTCATCAATAACGAGTATGTCTATCCAAAGCAAAAGAAGACATTCGATGTGATTTCTCCATCCACGGAAGAACATATCACCGATGTGTACGAGGCATTGGAAGAGGATATCGACACTGCTGTTGAAGCGGCTAGTGCTGCATTCAAGTCTTCGTGGTCGACCGGAGACCCATCGGTCAGAGCCAATGCTTTGCTCAAATTGGCTGATTTGGTTGACGCCAACGCTGATACCCTTGCTCACATCGAAGCCTTGGACAACGGTAAATCCTTGATGTGTTCCAGAGGAGATGTTGCCTTAACCGCCATGTACTTCAGATCGTGTGCGGGATGGGCTGACAAGATCTTGGGTACTGTGCCAGAAACCGGTTCCACCCATTTCAACTACACTAGAAGAGAACCAATTGGTGTTTGTGGGCAAATTATTCCATGGAATTTCCCATTATTGATGTTGGCGTGGAAGGTTGGTCCAGCTACAGCTACCGGTAATACTATTGTTTTGAAGACTGCCGAATCGACTCCATTATCGGGTTTGTTCCTTACTGGTTTGATCAAGGAAGCAGGTTTCCCACCTGGTGTGGTTAACATCCTCACTGGTTTTGGTAAGAATGCTGGTAACGCCATTGCCTCTCACCCTAAGATCAAGAAGGTTGCATTTACTGGTTCTACTGCAACCGGAAGACACATTATGAAGTCAGCTGCTGAATCCAACTTGAAGAAGGTCACCTTAGAATTAGGTGGTAAGTCTCCAAACATTGTTTTCAATGATGCTGATGTCCAAAAATCTGCCCAATCTTTGATCACCGGTATTTTCTACAACACCGGTGAAGTTTGTTGTGCTGGTTCCAGAATTTATgtccaagaagaaatctACGACAACGTCCtcgaagaattaaagaacGCTTCTTCTAAAATCAAGATTGGTAACCCATTCGAAGAAGACACTTTCATGGGTGCTCAAGCCTCTTCCCAACAATTGGAcaagattttgaagtaCATTGAAACAGGTAAGAATGAAGGTGCTAAGTTGATCTCTGGTGGTGAAAGAGTTCAAGGTAAGGGTTACTTTATTAAGCCAACCATTTTCGGTGACGTCACTGAAGATATGCAAATTGTCAAGGAAGAAATCTTCGGTCCAGTTGTCACTATCACCAAGTTCAAGACCATTGATGAAGTTGTCGACTTAGCCAACGACTCTGAATATGGTTTAGCTGCTGGTATCCATACCGAAAACATCAACACCGCCATTGGTGTTGCTAACAGACTTCAAGCCGGTACCGTCTGGGTCAACACCTACAACGATTTCCACCCAATGGTTCCATTCGGTGGTTACGGCCAATCCGGTTTCGGTAGAGAAATGGGTGCCGAAGCTCTTGACAATTACACTCAAGTTAAGGCTGTTAGAATCGGTCTTACTGAAAAGCATTAG